DNA sequence from the Ktedonobacterales bacterium genome:
ACGCATCTCAGGGCTGTGACCCCGGCGAAGATTTTAGAGCAGGCAGATGCCTTTGCGCGCTCGATGGCGCTCCGCGCCGCCATCGAACTGGAAGTGTGCGACGCGCTCGATGAAGGGCTGAATACAGCGCAAAAGCTGGCTCAGAACACCAAAACCTCGGTGCGCGGCATGGAAATGTTACTTGACGCCCTGGTGGCGATGGAACTGCTGACGAAACGCGGCGAGACCTATCACCTCACCCCGGAATCAGCTACGTTTCTGGTGCAGAGCAAGCCCACCTACCTGGGCGAACTGGTAGAACAGCGGGTGCGCGATGTCGTCGCGCTGGAGCATCTTTCCGAAAGCGTGGCGAACGGCAAAGCCTGGCCGCAGTGGGGCGTGCAGCATGGTGGCATCGAAAATTATTTCGCCGATATGGTGCCAGGACTCTTCGTCCTCAACGAGCCAGACGCCCGCAAAGTAGCCCGCCAATTGTTTCGCGGCCAGATTGGCAACTCGGCGCGCGTGCTGGACCTGGGGGCTGGCTCTGGCGTCTGGGGCATCGCTCTGGCCCAGCAGAACGCGCTGGCGACGGTGGTGGCTCTGGATACGGCTGACGTGCTGGAGGTCACGCGCCAGTTTGTGGAAGGGCATAAGCTGGAGTCCCAATTTGAATATGCCGAAGGCGACCTGCTGACCGCCGATTTTGGCGAAGCCGAGTATGATATTGTCGTACTGGGTCAGGTCTGCCAGATGTTCAGCCCGGAACAAAATCAAGCCCTCTTCCGCCGCATCGCGCGCGCCCTCAAGTCAGGCGGGCGTGTCCTCATCGCCAGCGCGCCCGTAGACGACTCCCGCAGCAGCACGCCAGACACCATGATCAGCGATCTGGTGCTGCTGCTCAGTACCGATGGAGGCCGAAGCCACACATTCCCTGAATATCGGGCCTGGCTGCAAAACGCGGGGTTCAAGTTAATTGAGCAGGTCGATCTCCCTGGCCGCCTGACCATTGTAGCCGGGAAGTAAAGCAGTTCATCCCGGCAAAAACCAGATAAGCTCGTCGGCATAGTGCTGATAGCCCAGTGCAAGCGCCACCCTCTGTGAAGCCACATTGGTGGCGCTATGTACATAGAGCGGCACGCGCCCGTCGGCCAGGATAGCCTCGGTTGCCGCTGTTACCACAGTTTTTGCCAGCCCACGCCCACGCAGTGCCTCAACCTCGGTGCGCACGCCAATCTCACACACGTCGCGCGATTCACGACGCACTCCCGCCCGCGAGAGAATTTGAGCCTGAGCATCACACAGCGCGTAAATGCCGCCGCTGTATCGGCTCAAAAGCGCCAGGTTGGAAAGTTGATGCTCATCCAAACGTTGGACGCGGGCGCTTTCCGGCCCCTGAAACGGCTGGAAGGTTTCACGCGAGACAAAACGCGCGATGATGAGTAAGCCGCCCGGCGAGATCGAAGCGTCGGGAAACTCGGCGCGAGCCAATCGGGTAAGCTGCTCCAGCGCGGCAGCTTCAAAGAGGCTTTCCACCGTCCGTCCCGACAGAAAGCGGCGCAGCGGCGCAAGCAATTGGAGATGGGCGATCACCGCGCATGACCGCAGGCCATCGGCGCTTGATGGCGCGTGAACAATGAGGGCGCTGTTCCTGAACAGAGAGGTGGAAGGCGGCTGGCGGCTCAGCGGAGCCAGACGGATACCGGGCCGCCTGAGTGCTTCTGTAGGCAGGCCGAGCAGTTCAGCGTAATAGACATCGAGCCGTTGTCTGGCATCAGCCTCAGTCATGGCAGCCTCACCGTTGCAGGATCAGCGTCAGCGCCTCCGGGTCGCATGGCTCTGCGCAGCAAAACAGATATGCCTGGCGATCAGTTCCCCAGGGGAAAGCCAGCGGAGCGCCAGCTATAAACTGCGCCAGCAGGTACATCTGCCCGCCGCACCAGCGGCATTCCGGCCAATAGCTGGCATTGCTCCAATGCGGATAGCCGCCAAGCTGGCTCTGAGCAGCCTGATCATGGCGGCGCAGCACCTCTAACTCGGCCAGGTGATAGCCGACATGCAGATCATCCAGCGCGTGTGGAGCGATGGCCGTCAACTCATCGGCGACATCTTGCCAGGCCGGAGCATCCAGCGTCGGCGTCCCATGCGCCCGAAACGAAGGCAGCCTGGCCGGGGCATCCAGGGCGCCGGGAAACTCCAGCCGCGCCAGGGGCTGGTCTTGCCAGCGCAGCAGGCGTAATCGGCAGCTATCCCCGCCAGGCCGCTCGACCAGGGGCGCGTCATCTTTCTGGCTGCATCCGAAACAGAAGAAGACCAGGCAGAGCGCATAATCGCCGGGCCGCCAATGGCCGCCGCCGTCAAGGCGCAGTTGGCAAACAAAGGTCAGCGGCCCGCCGCAGGTATCGCAGACCGGCCACGCTTCCCCAACCGGCCACCAGGGCCGCCCACCAAAACCAGACTCCGGCTCGTCGAGAGAGTGTTCGCCTGGCTCCAGGCGCAGGCGCAGGCAGGTACGCGCAATCTGTTGAAGCTGAAGCGCGAGCGCCTTCTGAAGCGCGGTCCCATCCATACTATCAGGCCGATCTTTCTGCGCGCGGCTCCTCATCCAGCGGCAGCTCGAAAGTAAACTGGCTGCCCTTGCCCTCTTCCGAGGTGGCCCAGATGTGCCCCTGGTGTCGCTCGACGATTTCTTTACAAATCGCCAGCCCTAACCCCAGGCCGCGTTGTGAGCCGTTCCGGGCTGTGCGCGCCCGAAAAAAGCGATCAAAAATCAACGGGAGTTCATCCTTTGGAATACCCACCCCTTCATCCGTCACCGTCACCACCGCTTTCCTTGCCCGGCTGGTGAGCGCCAGACACACAGGGCGCTCACCAGCCGAATACTTGATAGCATTGGTTAGCAGGTTGCTCAACACCTGGCTCAGCCGCTCGCTATCCGCCGAGACACATACCGGCCCGGCTGGCAGAGTAAGATCGATCCTACGCCCATTGGTGAGTTCTTGCTCTTCCACCGCCTGGCGGCAGAGCGCAGCCAGGTCGCATGGCTCCAGGCGCAATTCTAGTTTGCCAGCCTGAATCCGGCTCACATCCAACAAATCATTGACCAGTCCGGTGAGTTTATCCGCCTGCTGGTTAATCTTGACCAGCATATCTTGTGTGGCAGCAGCCCCAGGTGATGCATCAGCTACCTTTGCCAGACGGCGGTCTGCCAACTGCGCATAGCCCTTGATCGCAGCGATAGGCGTCTTCAATTCGTGTGAAGCCAGCGAGAGGAACTGATCCTTCAGCTTCCCGGCCTCTTCCAGCGCCTGGGCGCGCTCTTTTGCCAGGCGTTCGGCTGTGCGGGCGCGCAGACGCGCCCGTTCGCGCTGCGACGCCAGCACGCTCAATATCAGGCTCGCGGCAATAAACGGCACAAAATCTTCCAGGTCGCTCAGCCTATCAAGCTGGCTTACCGGCGTGACCAGAAAGTAATCTAAAGCCGCTGTACTCAGCACAGTGGCAAAAACCGCCGGGCCAGCGCCCCACATGAGCGCAACGACGAAGACCATCAGGATCATGATGGCGCCAGCGAAGAAATGGGGTTCTGGCCCCAGCAGGCGCAAGAACTGCTGCGCCAGAATGGTCACGACCGCGACGATGATAATAGTGAACAGATACCCCACCGCCCGACGCTGCCACCAGTCGGGGTAAACCAGATAATCCTGGCGAAGAATGCGGCGTGATAGAATGCCCGGAGCCAGTCTGTGTCGCATCTCAACAGGTGAACTCTCTTCAACAGGCTCAACTGGAGACGCCGGAGGCTTGGGCAATGGCGCTGTCATGATGCCTCGCTCCTCTAGCAAGGACTGTTTCCTGGCTCCCCGCGCATCTCTCTGATGCGGTTTTTCTCTAGAGCTGGCGTTTG
Encoded proteins:
- a CDS encoding HAMP domain-containing sensor histidine kinase produces the protein MTAPLPKPPASPVEPVEESSPVEMRHRLAPGILSRRILRQDYLVYPDWWQRRAVGYLFTIIIVAVVTILAQQFLRLLGPEPHFFAGAIMILMVFVVALMWGAGPAVFATVLSTAALDYFLVTPVSQLDRLSDLEDFVPFIAASLILSVLASQRERARLRARTAERLAKERAQALEEAGKLKDQFLSLASHELKTPIAAIKGYAQLADRRLAKVADASPGAAATQDMLVKINQQADKLTGLVNDLLDVSRIQAGKLELRLEPCDLAALCRQAVEEQELTNGRRIDLTLPAGPVCVSADSERLSQVLSNLLTNAIKYSAGERPVCLALTSRARKAVVTVTDEGVGIPKDELPLIFDRFFRARTARNGSQRGLGLGLAICKEIVERHQGHIWATSEEGKGSQFTFELPLDEEPRAERSA
- a CDS encoding methyltransferase dimerization domain-containing protein; the protein is MDPTTHLRAVTPAKILEQADAFARSMALRAAIELEVCDALDEGLNTAQKLAQNTKTSVRGMEMLLDALVAMELLTKRGETYHLTPESATFLVQSKPTYLGELVEQRVRDVVALEHLSESVANGKAWPQWGVQHGGIENYFADMVPGLFVLNEPDARKVARQLFRGQIGNSARVLDLGAGSGVWGIALAQQNALATVVALDTADVLEVTRQFVEGHKLESQFEYAEGDLLTADFGEAEYDIVVLGQVCQMFSPEQNQALFRRIARALKSGGRVLIASAPVDDSRSSTPDTMISDLVLLLSTDGGRSHTFPEYRAWLQNAGFKLIEQVDLPGRLTIVAGK
- a CDS encoding GNAT family N-acetyltransferase, whose amino-acid sequence is MTEADARQRLDVYYAELLGLPTEALRRPGIRLAPLSRQPPSTSLFRNSALIVHAPSSADGLRSCAVIAHLQLLAPLRRFLSGRTVESLFEAAALEQLTRLARAEFPDASISPGGLLIIARFVSRETFQPFQGPESARVQRLDEHQLSNLALLSRYSGGIYALCDAQAQILSRAGVRRESRDVCEIGVRTEVEALRGRGLAKTVVTAATEAILADGRVPLYVHSATNVASQRVALALGYQHYADELIWFLPG